The Saprospiraceae bacterium genomic interval CTTCAGCAGTTTTTGCTGCATTAAAGCAAACTACATCCGAAATGAAGGTAGAAGATTTATCGGAAGGCTTTGGTCGTTTTGAGCTGATGGGGTAATGTCTTTCTGCTTCAAAAATGATTTTCTTCATGGCCTGTACAACCTTCACCGGATGTTCACCAATGGATGTCTCAGCACTCAACATGACGGCATCTGTACCATCGAGCACAGCATTGGCCACATCGGTAACTTCAGCTCTGGTTGGACTGGGTTGTTTGATCATGCTATCCATGAGTTGGGTAGCAACGATCACAGGTCTTGCTCTCTGGATACATTTGTTGATGATGGCTTTTTGAAGTGTGGGTAATTTTTCGATGGGAACCTCAACGCCCAGATCACCGCGTGCGATCATGATGGCATTGGAGGATTTGATGATGGCATCTATATTTTTGAGGGCCTCCGGTTTTTCAATTTTCGCAATGACTTTTGCAGGATGTTTGGCTTTTTCAATCAACGCGATCAGATTTTCAATGTCCTCAGCTTTTCTCACAAAAGAAAGAGCAATCCAATTGACTGGTTGTGTCAGCATAAATTCCAGGTCATTCAGATCTTTGGCTGTTAGAGATGGCAGCGAAACTTCTGTATCCGGGAGATTTACCCCTTTGTTTGAACTGAGTTGTCCGCCGAACAAGCATTTGAGTCGGGTGGTGTCCTGTCCGTTGGAATTGAGGACCTGGAAAACCAGTTTGCCGTCATCCAATAATACCGTTTCTCCAGGCTTTACGTCTTTAGAGAAACTTTCATAACTCATGTAAATTTTAGTTTTGTTACCAGGACAAGGCTTGTTAACAAACTCAACCTCATCTCCGGGCTCAAATAGAACCGAGCCGTTTTCGATTTCTCCGATCCTCAGTTTTGGTCCCTGCAAGTCACAGAGGATGCCCAGATGTGCGTCGAACTGCTGGTTGATCTTTTGAATATGCTGAATAATAGTGGCGTAATATTCGTGATTGCCGTGGGAAAAATTAAGCCTGA includes:
- the pyk gene encoding pyruvate kinase, translating into MIHHNTKIIATVGPSSSSYEQLLALAKEGVAVFRLNFSHGNHEYYATIIQHIQKINQQFDAHLGILCDLQGPKLRIGEIENGSVLFEPGDEVEFVNKPCPGNKTKIYMSYESFSKDVKPGETVLLDDGKLVFQVLNSNGQDTTRLKCLFGGQLSSNKGVNLPDTEVSLPSLTAKDLNDLEFMLTQPVNWIALSFVRKAEDIENLIALIEKAKHPAKVIAKIEKPEALKNIDAIIKSSNAIMIARGDLGVEVPIEKLPTLQKAIINKCIQRARPVIVATQLMDSMIKQPSPTRAEVTDVANAVLDGTDAVMLSAETSIGEHPVKVVQAMKKIIFEAERHYPISSKRPKPSDKSSTFISDVVCFNAAKTAEDIKAKAIIGLTVSGYTAFKTSSYRPDCPIYIFSNAGYMLGTLNLVWGVRCYYYDKMSSTDETIEDVIGILKKDQKLKAGDLVVNTGSMPILKKLRTNMLKVTEVE